The Branchiostoma floridae strain S238N-H82 chromosome 10, Bfl_VNyyK, whole genome shotgun sequence genome has a segment encoding these proteins:
- the LOC118424314 gene encoding platelet endothelial aggregation receptor 1-like, with product MKEQEDTCQCGELYLREKDGWKLLYGKMVEVYGGPTGASQAVISKNAVCYIYKPAVTQPVDMLRTVAQCCDGWSGTNCDIPVCEQQCLNLGTCTAPNTCECLPGYHGNDCSIPLLGYCYTTVGCTMNTFTQTYQTAQVDYNNCCHQTDALAWGPVGQCFPCQTSGLTSFYKGEFHFYLNDN from the exons ATGAAGGAACAGGAAGACACATGTCAGTGTGGGGAGCTGTACCTTAGAGAGAAAGACGGCTGGAAGCTCCTGTATGGCAAGATGGTGGAGGTCTATGGCGGTCCGACCGGCGCTTCTCAAGCCGTCATCTCAAAAAACGCCGTCTGCTATATCTACAA GCCAGCGGTAACCCAGCCAGTAGACATGTTGCGGACCGTGGCGCAATGTTGTGATGGGTGGAGCGGGACAAACTGCGACATAC CGGTGTGTGAACAACAGTGTCTGAACCTGGGAACGTGCACGGCCCCCAATACGTGCGAATGTCTACCTGGGTACCATGGGAACGACTGCA GTATCCCGTTGTTGGGTTACTGCTACACGACCGTCGGCTGTACCATGAACACCTTCACACAGACCTACCAAACCGCACAAGTGGACTACAACAACTGTTGTCACCAAACGGATGCGTTGGCgtggggcccggtcgggcaatGTTTTCCATGTCAGACTTCGGGACTGACAAGCTTCTACAAAGGTGAGTTCCATTTTTACCTCAATGATAATTAG
- the LOC118423736 gene encoding ectonucleotide pyrophosphatase/phosphodiesterase family member 7-like, which translates to MANKALVYVAISLAVLTTGNDVNAKRQRLLLVSFDGFRWDFDQDVDTPNLDRFTQEGAKAPYVTPAFPTLTGPDHITIATGLYPESHGVVHNKYFDKETGVTFSAQQTEHMREWYDNGAEPIWNTVKKQGKKAGVYMFYGGFLPMQGMLPDRYVTSNSSAPTDEAEWQKRVDTIIDWFLVDDLDFVAVHWNQPDKICHAQGPDSDARREEIRKADRLIGYLVDQIKVRDQLSDLNVILTADHGMITADPVPNPIEIYSYVSPLDLRLLLADYGPLALIQPEDGKLQEVYDVLRTSHPNMTVYLKEDFPERFHFANNPRIPDIIALADSSFIIHSTYPGQIDVPGQHGYDNALLKMKAVFRAQGPAFRRGYTHPRPFDSVHLYALMCEILGVSPAPNNGTIQEVRALLDPGFTSGATSTLSSGVCVIAFVVFVLLFGDNH; encoded by the exons ATGGCTAATAAGGCTCTAGTGTACGTCGCTATTTCTCTAGCTGTGCTAACAACCGGAAATGATGTCAATGCCAAACGACAGAGGTTGTTGTTGGTGTCGTTCGACGGTTTTAGGTGGGATTTTGACCAAGATGTGGACACCCCAAATTTGGATAGGTTCACCCAAGAGGGGGCCAAGGCACCTTACGTCACACCTGCGTTTCCTACGTTAACGGGGCCGGATCATATCACCATAGCAACGG GGTTATATCCTGAGAGCCATGGCGTTGTGCATAACAAATATTTCGACAAGGAAACGGGGGTGACTTTTTCAGCACAGCAGACGGAACACATGAGAGAATG GTATGATAACGGAGCTGAGCCTATTTGGAACACGGTTAAGAAGCAGGGCAAGAAGGCAGGAGTGTACATGTTCTACGGAGGCTTCCTACCCATGCAGGGGATGCTACCGGACAG aTATGTGACGTCCAACAGCAGTGCTCCAACTGACGAAGCTGAGTGGCAGAAGAGAGTCGACACAATCATTGACTGGTTCTTGGTTGATGATTTGGACTTTGTAGCTGTCCATTGGAACCAGCCGGATAAAATATGCCATGCTCAAGGACCTG ACAGCGACGCCCGTCGGGAGGAAATCCGCAAGGCAGATCGGCTCATCGGCTACCTGGTGGATCAGATCAAAGTTCGGGATCAGCTGAGTGATCTGAACGTGATCCTGACGGCAGATCACGGCATGATCACGGCGGATCCCGTGCCGAATCCCATCGAGATCTACAGCTACGTGTCCCCGTTGGATCTGAGACTGTTACTAGCGGACTATGGGCCGCTGGCGCTTATACAGCCTGAAGACGGAAAACTCCAG GAAGTGTACGACGTACTCCGTACGAGTCACCCCAACATGACTGTTTACCTGAAGGAAGACTTCCCGGAGCGGTTCCACTTCGCCAACAACCCCCGGATACCTGACATCATAGCGCTGGCCGACTCCAGTTTCATCATCCATTCG ACTTATCCAGGACAAATTGACGTTCCCGGTCAGCATGGTTACGACAACGCTCTCCTGAAGATGAAGGCCGTGTTCAGGGCGCAGGGGCCTGCCTTCCGGCGGGGATACACGCACCCTCGCCCGTTCGACTCCGTTCACCTGTACGCTCTGATGTGCGAGATCCTCGGGGTCAGCCCGGCACCGAACAACGGTACCATCCAGGAAGTCAGGGCACTATTGGATCCTGGTTTTACCAGCGGCGCTACTAGTACGTTATCAAGTGGTGTATGTGTAATTGCTTTTGTGGTATTTGTGTTACTGTTTGGGGACAATCACTGA